A single window of Gossypium arboreum isolate Shixiya-1 chromosome 13, ASM2569848v2, whole genome shotgun sequence DNA harbors:
- the LOC108464403 gene encoding plant intracellular Ras-group-related LRR protein 6 isoform X2, protein MDRLLKAARASGSLNLSNRSLRDVPEEIYRSLDAVGEGEKWWEEEVRNLPLLTVLNVSHNKLTDLPDAIGQLSMLKLLDVSFNSIVTIPEEIGSATSLVKFDCSSNHIKELPSSLGKCSDLSDLKVSNNLITSLPEDLTNCLKLTKLDVEGNKLTALSENLFASCTMLTELNASKNLLSGIPENIGCLTRLIRLDLHQNRISSIPPSISGCSSLAEFYMGNNALSILTEELGALSRLGTLDLHSNQLKEYPVGTCKLSLSVLDLSNNSLTGLPAELGKMTTLRKILLSGNPLRTLRSSLVSGPTPALLRYLRSRLSEAEDSGAQTPAKEEVVTMAARLSLTSKELSLEGMGLSVVPSEAWESGEIIKLNLSKNSIQELPVELSSCSSLQTLVLSSNNIKDWPVAILKSLPNLSCLKLDSNPLRQIPSDGFQAISMIQILDISGNATSLPENPAFSNLPHLKELYLRRMQLREVPSEIMSLCQLQILGLSQNSLQSIPEGFKNLTSLTELDLSDNNISTLPPELGLLEPSLQVLRLDGNPLRSIRRPILDRGTKAVLKYLKDKLPEQ, encoded by the exons GGAATTTACCTTTATTGACTGTGTTGAATGTTAGTCACAATAAGCTTACAGATCTTCCGGATGCAATCGGACA GCTTTCTATGCTGAAGTTGTTGGATGTGTCTTTTAACTCTATAGTGACCATACCAGAGGAGATTGGCTCGGCAACTTCTTTGGTCAA GTTTGATTGTTCAAGCAATCATATTAAGGAACTTCCATCCTCACTTGGAAAATGCTCAGATTTATCAGAtctaaag GTATCGAATAATTTGATAACAAGCTTGCCTGAAGATCTTACAAACTGTTTGAAATTGACAAAACTAGATGTGGAG GGGAACAAGTTGACAGCTTTATCTGAGAATTTGTTTGCATCATGTACAATGCTTACAGAACTCAATGCAT CAAAGAACTTGCTAAGTGGTATACCAGAGAACATTGGATGCCTTACGCGTCTCATCCGTCTTGATCTTCACCAGAACA GAATTTCATCAATCCCACCATCAATATCGGGTTGCTCTTCTCTAGCAGAATTCTATATGGG GAATAATGCACTGTCAATTTTAACCGAGGAATTAGGTGCCCTTTCTCGTTTAGGGACATTGGATCTTCACTCAAACCAG TTGAAGGAATATCCGGTTGGAACATGCAAGTTATCTCTATCAGTTCTGGATCTTTCTAATAATTCGTTGACTGGATTGCCCgctgagcttg GCAAGATGACTACATTACGAAAAATTTTGCTCAGTGGCAACCCTTTGCGAACTCTAAGGAG TTCACTGGTTTCAGGACCTACACCAGCTTTATTGAGATATCTTAGAAGCCGACTTTCCGAGGCTGAAG ATTCAGGAGCTCAAACCCCTGCCAAAGAGGAAGTAGTCACCATGGCAGCTCGATTGTCCCTCACTTCAAAG GAACTTTCGCTGGAAGGCATGGGCTTAAGCGTTGTCCCATCTGAGGCATGGGAATCAGGTGAAATCATAAAACTCAATCTTTCCAAAAATTCTATCCAAGAACTGCCAGTTGAACTCTCCTCATGTTCATCCCTTCAG ACTTTGGTTTTATCTAGTAACAATATTAAGGACTGGCCGGTTGCAATTTTGAAGTCACTTCCCAATCTTTCTTGTTTGAAGTTGGATAGTAATCCACTAAGACAG ATTCCATCTGATGGATTCCAAGCAATCTCTATGATCCAAATACTAGATATAAGTGGTAATGCCACTTCATTACCTGAGAATCCAGCATTTTCCAACTTACCACACTTGAAGGAGCTTTATTTGAG ACGAATGCAGCTACGAGAAGTCCCATCAGAAATAATGAGCTTATGCCAGCTGCAAATCCTAGGCTTGAGTCAAAATTCCCTTCAATCAATCCCGGAG GGATTTAAGAACCTTACTTCTCTCACTGAGCTAGACTTGTCTGACAATAACATTTCCACACTTCCTCCAGAACTG GGTCTGCTTGAACCAAGTCTCCAGGTTTTGAGACTTGATGGTAATCCATTGAGAAG CATAAGGAGGCCAATTTTAGACAGGGGAACCAAAGCTGTTCTGAAATATTTGAAAGACAAACTTCCGGAGCAATAA
- the LOC108464403 gene encoding plant intracellular Ras-group-related LRR protein 6 isoform X3, translated as MLVTISLQIFRMQSDMTIPEEIGSATSLVKFDCSSNHIKELPSSLGKCSDLSDLKVSNNLITSLPEDLTNCLKLTKLDVEGNKLTALSENLFASCTMLTELNASKNLLSGIPENIGCLTRLIRLDLHQNRISSIPPSISGCSSLAEFYMGNNALSILTEELGALSRLGTLDLHSNQLKEYPVGTCKLSLSVLDLSNNSLTGLPAELGKMTTLRKILLSGNPLRTLRSSLVSGPTPALLRYLRSRLSEAEDSGAQTPAKEEVVTMAARLSLTSKELSLEGMGLSVVPSEAWESGEIIKLNLSKNSIQELPVELSSCSSLQTLVLSSNNIKDWPVAILKSLPNLSCLKLDSNPLRQIPSDGFQAISMIQILDISGNATSLPENPAFSNLPHLKELYLRRMQLREVPSEIMSLCQLQILGLSQNSLQSIPEGFKNLTSLTELDLSDNNISTLPPELGLLEPSLQVLRLDGNPLRSIRRPILDRGTKAVLKYLKDKLPEQ; from the exons ATGTTAGTCACAATAAGCTTACAGATCTTCCGGATGCAATCGGACA TGACCATACCAGAGGAGATTGGCTCGGCAACTTCTTTGGTCAA GTTTGATTGTTCAAGCAATCATATTAAGGAACTTCCATCCTCACTTGGAAAATGCTCAGATTTATCAGAtctaaag GTATCGAATAATTTGATAACAAGCTTGCCTGAAGATCTTACAAACTGTTTGAAATTGACAAAACTAGATGTGGAG GGGAACAAGTTGACAGCTTTATCTGAGAATTTGTTTGCATCATGTACAATGCTTACAGAACTCAATGCAT CAAAGAACTTGCTAAGTGGTATACCAGAGAACATTGGATGCCTTACGCGTCTCATCCGTCTTGATCTTCACCAGAACA GAATTTCATCAATCCCACCATCAATATCGGGTTGCTCTTCTCTAGCAGAATTCTATATGGG GAATAATGCACTGTCAATTTTAACCGAGGAATTAGGTGCCCTTTCTCGTTTAGGGACATTGGATCTTCACTCAAACCAG TTGAAGGAATATCCGGTTGGAACATGCAAGTTATCTCTATCAGTTCTGGATCTTTCTAATAATTCGTTGACTGGATTGCCCgctgagcttg GCAAGATGACTACATTACGAAAAATTTTGCTCAGTGGCAACCCTTTGCGAACTCTAAGGAG TTCACTGGTTTCAGGACCTACACCAGCTTTATTGAGATATCTTAGAAGCCGACTTTCCGAGGCTGAAG ATTCAGGAGCTCAAACCCCTGCCAAAGAGGAAGTAGTCACCATGGCAGCTCGATTGTCCCTCACTTCAAAG GAACTTTCGCTGGAAGGCATGGGCTTAAGCGTTGTCCCATCTGAGGCATGGGAATCAGGTGAAATCATAAAACTCAATCTTTCCAAAAATTCTATCCAAGAACTGCCAGTTGAACTCTCCTCATGTTCATCCCTTCAG ACTTTGGTTTTATCTAGTAACAATATTAAGGACTGGCCGGTTGCAATTTTGAAGTCACTTCCCAATCTTTCTTGTTTGAAGTTGGATAGTAATCCACTAAGACAG ATTCCATCTGATGGATTCCAAGCAATCTCTATGATCCAAATACTAGATATAAGTGGTAATGCCACTTCATTACCTGAGAATCCAGCATTTTCCAACTTACCACACTTGAAGGAGCTTTATTTGAG ACGAATGCAGCTACGAGAAGTCCCATCAGAAATAATGAGCTTATGCCAGCTGCAAATCCTAGGCTTGAGTCAAAATTCCCTTCAATCAATCCCGGAG GGATTTAAGAACCTTACTTCTCTCACTGAGCTAGACTTGTCTGACAATAACATTTCCACACTTCCTCCAGAACTG GGTCTGCTTGAACCAAGTCTCCAGGTTTTGAGACTTGATGGTAATCCATTGAGAAG CATAAGGAGGCCAATTTTAGACAGGGGAACCAAAGCTGTTCTGAAATATTTGAAAGACAAACTTCCGGAGCAATAA